Below is a window of Virgibacillus sp. NKC19-3 DNA.
ATTAATTGCTATGTTTCTCGGCCTGCAGCTACTGGGTTTTCTAGGTTTCATTTTAGGACCCTTGTTTGTTATTGCATTTAATTCAGCAAAGGAAGCCGGCATTATAAAATGGAAAATTAAAATTTAATTCGAAAATGGGTGAGCAGCGATATGCTCACCCTTCTTCTATGTTCCTAATATAGCTTTCATTAAACTTGTTGTTTGTCCCCCATCAAAGAAAACATACAATAACAGATAAACCATAACTCCGGTTATCGCACTGAAAAACCATATAATACTTGTGTACGGCCCCAGTTTCCTATGTTTGATAATTTTTCGTTTAAACGCTAATGTCAACGAAATAACACCAAATACAGCGCCAATTGTTGCTAATGTAATATGAAAAATAAGAAATATCGTATAATAAATCTCTAATTCCTCAGGTCCACCAAAGCTTGTATTTCCAATAAAAATAGTTCTGGATATATAAATAATGAAAAACAAAAGAGCACTAATAGCAGCAGCTATCATCGTTTTCTTATGCGCTTCTGCCTTGCCCTTGCTTATAAATCTCCAACCAAACGCTACCAAAATAGCGCTTAGTAAAATAAAAAAGGTGCTTAATGTCGGTAAAAAAGGCATTTTTTTCTTCACATATCCTTTCTAATTGAGAAAACGTCAACAATGCATGAAACTAACGGTTTTAATATTAATGTATCTCCGCTGGTAGAGGATCTATTTTTTTATTTTCTTTACTAACCCACTTAAAGAAAATACGAGCCAGTAAAATTCCATACGTAATTTCTTGCACGACTTTCATAATAATGCCACCTAGCTGCTGGTCGTTCATGGTACTCAAAGATGTAAACATCTCCGGTCCGGTAAGAGGAGAAGAGAAGCCTTGTAAAACATCTCCAGGTACACATAGAGAAAGTGCCTGCATCCATGCGCCATCTTGTGTGTAAGCCGCGAACAATGGATGGTCTGCGAATATAATTAATGCACAAGCCGGCGTTATTAACACACTATTAGCAAGTATATAACCCATTTTTAAAATGGGGCTCATCGTATCAAATTCTTTAAGTGGTGACAATACTGGAAACCATACGATAAAAGCTGCAATCAATATAATAATGGAAGTGGATGTATGTGCAATCAATGATGATTTCGAAAAGTCAAATACAGCAGGGATATGGTAAAGAGAAAAAAGTGTGTTAAACAGCAACAAAGAAATAATAGGTTTTGTTAAAAGTTTTATAACCGGTTTAACCACCGGCGCATAAACAACCTTGCTCCAAATCCATGCTGGTATTCCCTTAATAATCAACATTGGAAATACAAGGTAATAGATAGCCATTTGAATCATGTGTGCAGTTAAAGTTATGTGTGACAATAAATCAATTGGGGCACCTTTTACAATATATAATAAAAGTAAACCCGAATAAAAGCAGATTTGCTGCCAGCCGCTTGGCTTTTCCGTACCTCCGAATTTATGACGATAAGGACCTGTTATTAAAAAGTAAAGCAAAGCCAAAATCAAAACATATGTTAGAAAATACGGACTCCATAGCGCACGGAATCCAAATATTTGTAGTTCCAGCCACATAATAATCCACCCTTAGAAAAACATGACTTATCACCAATCATTGGCGAAAGCCTCTTCTTATTTTTAACCATTAAACGCTATTTTATCTACTGCCATTCCTTTTTATATTATAACGCAAAACATCAACTTGTACATCTCTATATTGTGACGATTTTAGCAAAAAGTAAACGAAGAAAAAAGACCGGGAAACGTATTCCCGATCTAATCCAATCACCACCAGGTGATAACAAGTAAGGCTGCAAGAATCAGAAAAGTGACGAAAACACCACCATAAATAAATGCTGCTGGCATTTCATTCCCTTTGTCTTTCAGGTGCATAAAGTAATAAAACTGAAAGCCAACTTGAATCACCGCTAAAATAATCAGCACTGGTATGATAAACATACTTTCCATTGCACCTGTTGCAACAAGAGAGAAAGCAATTATCGTAAGACCGATCATTAAGACAAATGAAATTAACTGTTTCTTCATTTCCTCTTTCTTTTTCTGTTTTTGGAAGGTATTCATTTTATT
It encodes the following:
- the ctaG gene encoding cytochrome c oxidase assembly factor CtaG, whose amino-acid sequence is MWLELQIFGFRALWSPYFLTYVLILALLYFLITGPYRHKFGGTEKPSGWQQICFYSGLLLLYIVKGAPIDLLSHITLTAHMIQMAIYYLVFPMLIIKGIPAWIWSKVVYAPVVKPVIKLLTKPIISLLLFNTLFSLYHIPAVFDFSKSSLIAHTSTSIIILIAAFIVWFPVLSPLKEFDTMSPILKMGYILANSVLITPACALIIFADHPLFAAYTQDGAWMQALSLCVPGDVLQGFSSPLTGPEMFTSLSTMNDQQLGGIIMKVVQEITYGILLARIFFKWVSKENKKIDPLPAEIH
- a CDS encoding DUF420 domain-containing protein; amino-acid sequence: MPFLPTLSTFFILLSAILVAFGWRFISKGKAEAHKKTMIAAAISALLFFIIYISRTIFIGNTSFGGPEELEIYYTIFLIFHITLATIGAVFGVISLTLAFKRKIIKHRKLGPYTSIIWFFSAITGVMVYLLLYVFFDGGQTTSLMKAILGT
- the ctaF gene encoding cytochrome c oxidase subunit IVB; the encoded protein is MAEDTNKMNTFQKQKKKEEMKKQLISFVLMIGLTIIAFSLVATGAMESMFIIPVLIILAVIQVGFQFYYFMHLKDKGNEMPAAFIYGGVFVTFLILAALLVITWW